One region of Rubripirellula tenax genomic DNA includes:
- a CDS encoding phospholipase D-like domain-containing anti-phage protein, producing the protein MTNISRFSSRRERLDHAFLAQRLQNAKSYKRIAGYFRSSIFELVGEQVASIPKVQIICNSELDAADVVISKHVRDTALKERWNEAPSEVEALLHRDRYRQLHELLTSGRVEIRVVPKDRVFIHGKAGVIEAGDGSKTCFLGSINETKSAFAHNYEILWEDRSDEGVAWVEEEFDALWEDSFALPDAIIEEVKRVADRVEIRFEDVKTKELPGAALAESPIYRGGEQLQPWQRSFVTMFLEHREIYGKARLLLADEVGVGKTLSMAASAMVAALLGDGPVLILCPSTLTLQWQVELQDKLGVPSAVWLSNKKMWVDPKGHLIKTRGAEDILRCPFHIAIVSTGLLVQHTKERQLLLERKYGTLILDEAHKARRSGGVGPKSGQPNNLLDFMLKIGPRVRNMVLGTATPIQTEVQEVWDLMSILNKGADFVLGRELYGRWADFQRSLPVVKGDKVPDNEQDAWEWLRNPLPPAKEDALFATLRLGLGLPDSQFFTDRGFGSLEYLEQQAVGQSLEPGFLQQHNPIVRHTVLRRRQTLEEAGLMEKVGVDIHPDPDAPASSYTGVGFSGLGLMTNHPFDLAYEAAEAYTDELKKRTKAAGFMKSLLLQRICSSFASGESTARKLLHNDVADNEEEEEQPLLIEQTLQDTTPAEIQHLKTIVEELSRPEARDPKLAAIRYFLTQHRTEGKTWLEHGCIVFSQYFDTAFSVAKELAAVLPNEPVGVYAGTGKSGLFRNADFASVEREELKHAVKKRDLRLLVATDAACEGLNLQTLGTLINVDLPWNPSRLEQRLGRIKRFNQARRTVDMLNLVYHDTQDERVYQVLSRRMKDRYDIFGGLPDTIDDDWIEDIEQLEDKMDEYIHLRKKARDVFEMRYQDTVDADANRWETCSRVLSRHDIVDRLSEPW; encoded by the coding sequence ATGACTAACATCTCTCGCTTTTCATCGCGTCGCGAACGCTTGGATCATGCCTTTCTAGCTCAGCGTTTGCAAAACGCCAAGTCGTACAAACGGATCGCGGGCTATTTCCGCAGTTCGATCTTTGAGCTTGTCGGCGAACAAGTCGCTTCGATCCCCAAGGTGCAGATTATCTGCAACAGTGAACTGGACGCTGCCGATGTGGTCATCTCCAAACACGTTCGCGATACGGCGCTGAAGGAACGTTGGAATGAGGCGCCCTCAGAAGTCGAGGCGTTGTTGCATCGGGATCGTTATCGGCAATTGCACGAGCTACTGACCTCGGGTCGAGTGGAGATCCGAGTTGTCCCAAAGGACCGCGTCTTTATTCACGGCAAAGCGGGTGTGATTGAAGCAGGCGATGGATCAAAGACGTGTTTTCTGGGTTCGATCAATGAAACCAAAAGCGCGTTTGCCCACAACTATGAGATTCTTTGGGAGGATCGGTCAGACGAAGGCGTTGCGTGGGTGGAGGAAGAGTTCGACGCACTCTGGGAAGACTCCTTTGCGCTTCCGGATGCGATCATCGAGGAGGTGAAACGGGTTGCCGATCGTGTGGAGATCCGTTTCGAGGATGTAAAAACGAAAGAGTTGCCTGGCGCGGCACTGGCCGAAAGCCCGATCTATCGCGGTGGCGAACAGTTGCAGCCTTGGCAGCGATCGTTTGTGACGATGTTTTTGGAGCATCGTGAAATTTACGGGAAGGCGAGGTTGCTATTGGCCGACGAAGTCGGAGTTGGCAAGACGCTTTCGATGGCGGCCAGTGCGATGGTCGCAGCGCTTCTGGGCGACGGGCCGGTTCTGATTCTGTGCCCGTCCACGTTGACGCTACAGTGGCAGGTCGAGTTGCAGGACAAATTGGGCGTTCCAAGTGCGGTTTGGCTGTCTAACAAAAAGATGTGGGTCGATCCCAAAGGGCATTTGATCAAAACGCGTGGCGCGGAAGACATCCTGCGATGTCCGTTCCACATCGCGATCGTGTCGACCGGGTTGCTCGTTCAGCACACAAAGGAACGTCAACTGTTGCTGGAACGCAAGTACGGCACGTTGATCCTAGACGAGGCTCACAAGGCTCGGCGAAGCGGCGGCGTGGGTCCGAAAAGCGGACAGCCCAATAATTTGCTGGACTTCATGCTGAAGATCGGGCCTCGGGTTCGCAACATGGTGCTTGGAACAGCGACACCGATCCAAACCGAAGTACAGGAAGTTTGGGACTTGATGAGCATCCTGAATAAGGGTGCGGATTTTGTACTGGGGCGTGAACTTTATGGTCGATGGGCTGATTTCCAGCGATCATTGCCGGTCGTCAAAGGCGACAAGGTTCCGGACAACGAACAAGACGCTTGGGAATGGCTACGCAATCCACTGCCACCGGCGAAAGAAGATGCATTGTTCGCGACGCTTCGTTTAGGACTTGGTTTACCCGATTCCCAGTTTTTCACCGACCGTGGATTCGGATCGCTGGAGTATTTGGAACAACAAGCGGTTGGCCAGTCACTCGAGCCGGGATTCTTGCAACAACACAACCCAATCGTTCGCCACACTGTATTGCGACGCCGGCAAACGCTCGAAGAAGCCGGCTTGATGGAGAAGGTGGGCGTTGACATTCACCCCGATCCAGACGCTCCAGCGTCGTCGTATACCGGTGTTGGGTTTAGCGGCTTGGGCTTGATGACGAATCATCCATTCGACTTGGCTTACGAGGCCGCAGAGGCGTACACCGATGAACTAAAGAAACGAACCAAGGCGGCGGGGTTCATGAAGTCGCTGTTGTTGCAGCGTATTTGTTCCAGTTTTGCGTCAGGAGAATCGACTGCGCGAAAGTTGCTTCATAACGATGTCGCCGACAATGAAGAAGAAGAAGAACAGCCACTCTTGATTGAGCAAACTCTGCAAGACACGACTCCAGCCGAAATTCAACATCTCAAAACGATTGTTGAGGAGTTATCACGACCGGAAGCCCGCGATCCGAAGTTGGCGGCGATACGATATTTTCTCACCCAGCATCGCACCGAAGGGAAAACTTGGTTGGAACACGGGTGCATCGTCTTCAGCCAGTATTTCGATACGGCGTTTTCGGTCGCAAAAGAATTGGCAGCGGTACTTCCGAATGAACCGGTCGGTGTCTACGCGGGGACGGGCAAAAGCGGATTGTTCCGTAACGCGGATTTTGCGAGCGTTGAACGAGAGGAACTCAAGCACGCTGTGAAGAAGAGAGACCTTAGATTGCTTGTCGCGACGGACGCGGCTTGCGAGGGGCTAAACCTGCAAACACTCGGCACGTTGATCAATGTCGACTTACCTTGGAACCCATCCAGGTTGGAGCAGCGACTCGGTCGCATCAAACGGTTTAATCAGGCACGCCGAACCGTGGACATGCTGAATTTGGTTTACCACGACACACAAGACGAGCGTGTGTATCAAGTGCTGTCGCGTCGAATGAAAGATCGTTACGACATTTTTGGTGGGTTGCCTGACACCATCGACGACGATTGGATCGAGGATATCGAACAGCTCGAAGACAAGATGGACGAATACATTCACTTGCGAAAAAAAGCTCGTGATGTCTTCGAGATGCGATACCAAGACACGGTCGATGCCGACGCCAACCGTTGGGAGACCTGTTCGCGAGTCTTATCTCGCCACGATATCGTCGATCGTTTGTCCGAGCCCTGGTAA